A genome region from Trachemys scripta elegans isolate TJP31775 chromosome 2, CAS_Tse_1.0, whole genome shotgun sequence includes the following:
- the CSRNP1 gene encoding cysteine/serine-rich nuclear protein 1, with product MSGVLKRKYDELEDDATYCSSSSCSPFSSSSASSGWETDEENSRGDSKPSTALPSSFTPTSILKKTKRLKKNNVEFDQVTVFYFPRCQGFTSVPSRGGCTLGMMSKHSSSRQFTLAEFSKEQETVRREKLKERLKEEKLEALKWKLTVNGTAESEEAGQLTTEDISDDDVDVSNVELEDGFFLQPYPAKKRRALLKTMGVKKIDREEKRELHSIRLSREDCGCDCQEFCDPETCSCSLAGIKCQMDHTSFPCGCTKDGCGNTEGRIEFNQARVQTHFIHTIMKLELEKNQQSSERNVEPESSFRDRLHQFGCSAGKNVFEERAVPLTPAFQFNMDLETVGENSCSSDMTDSSISSIQSEDSEEQYESVPSDKSQSDIDDDGLARILHFNDSDIEDNSNNCQDNLSCFHPADFFSANIEDQCGTTAEKLSTGNYSSHLSNISECLDENANQDAGCFLDETADTHCDGLSCCMSSSAEQCSKSYTDLSLSSDSLDLFQSFSDYNLGPLYNSLKEYENLDNFSALQFQLPNFPGFPQAGDQSTCFLESLIGLSESVPETPVPFTDNQLLEDAIKSSLMETVKV from the exons ATGAGTGGAGTATTGAAAAGGAAGTATGATGAACTGGAGGATGATGCCACCtactgctcctcttcctcctgctcccctttctcctcttcttcagccTCATCAGGTTGGGAAACAGACGAGGAAAACTCCCGAGGAGACAGCAAGCCCAGCACTGCCTTGCCCTCCAGTTTCACTC CTACATCCATCCTGAAGAAAACCAAGCGGTTAAAGAAGAACAATGTGGAGTTCGACCAGGTGACTGTGTTTTACTTTCCACGCTGCCAGGGGTTCACCAGCGTGCCTAGCCGGGGTGGCTGTACCCTGGGGATGATGAGCAAGCACAGTTCATCCAGGCAGTTTACGCTGGcagaattttcaaaggaacagGAGACCGTTCGGCGGGAGAAACTCAAGGAGCGGTTAAAAGAGGAGAAACTGGAGGCATTGAAATGGAAG CTGACGGTGAACGGCACGGCGGAGTCTGAGGAGGCCGGCCAGCTCACTACTGAGGACATATCCGACGATGACGTGGATGTGAGCAATGTGGAGCTGGAGGACGGCTTCTTCCTACAGCCCTACCCTGCCAAAAAGAGACGTGCTCTGCTCAAAACCATGGGGGTGAAGAAGATCGACAGAGAGGAGAAACGGGAGCTGCACAGCATCCGCCTGTCCCGTGAAGACTGCGGCTGTGACTGCCAGGAGTTCTGCGATCCAGAGACCTGCAGCTGTAGCTTAGCAGGCATTAAATGTCAG ATGGATCACACTTCATTTCCTTGTGGCTGCACGAAAGATGGCTGTGGAAATACGGAAGGGAGAATAGAATTCAACCAGGCTAGAGTGCAAACTCACTTTATCCACACCATCATGaaattggaactggaaaagaatCAGCAGAGCAGTGAAAGGAATGTAGAACCCGAATCATCATTCCGGGACAGACTCCATCAATTTGGCTGTTCGGCAGGGAAAAACGTGTTTGAGGAAAGAGCTGTCCCACTGACTCCAGCATTTCAGTTCAACATGGACCTGGAGACTGTTGGGGAGAATAGCTGTAGTAGTGATATGACAGACTCTTCGATTTCATCCATTCAGAGCGAGGATTCAGAAGAACAGTACGAGAGTGTCCCGTCAGATAAGTCTCAGTCCGATATTGATGATGACGGCCTGGCAAGAATACTCCACTTCAATGATTCTGACATCGAAGACAACAGTAATAATTGCCAAGACAACTTGAGCTGTTTCCATCCTGCTGACTTCTTTAGTGCTAACATTGAAGACCAGTGTGGTACAACTGCTGAAAAACTCAGCACTGGAAACTACTCAAGCCATTTGTCAAACATCTCCGAATGCCTGGATGAAAATGCCAATCAGGATGCCGGTTGTTTTCTAGACGAAACTGCTGATACACACTGTGATGGGCTTTCTTGCTGCATGTCATCCTCTGCAGAGCAGTGCTCAAAGAGCTACACAGATCTCAGCCTTTCCTCTGACTCCTTGGATCTTTTTCAGTCATTTTCCGACTACAACTTGGGACCTCTTTATAACTCGTTAAAGGAATATGAGAACCTTGATAACTTTTCAGCATTGCAGTTTCAATTGCCTAATTTTCCTGGCTTTCCCCAGGCAGGAGACCAGAGCACCTGTTTCCTGGAGTCTCTAATTGGCTTGTCTGAATCTGTCCCAGAAACCCCCGTCCCTTTCACAGACAATCAGCTTTTAGAAGATGCCATTAAGTCATCACTAATGGAAAcagtgaaagtttaa